In Nocardioides sp. W7, the genomic stretch GTGCTGGTCGTGGAGCTGTAGGTGTTGCACGCGACGTCCGCTGCCTGGGCGGCGGGTGAGATCCCCACCAGCCCGGCGAGAAGCGTGGCTCCCGCGACTGCGGCGGCACCGATCGTGGCTCGTACGTTCTTCACAGACTGCTCCCTTGGTCGATGTGGACCCCCGGCCCACCCGGCCCCCCGCAGCGGAACGTAGCGGCGCGGGTACGTCCTCCGGCAAGGGTCGATCGCGGGCCTGGACCGGTCTGGACCAGACCAGTCGACGGACCGCCGCAACCCGGTGCCCGCCTTGCGCGAACTGTCATCGGGACGAAACAGAGCGGTCTTAGAGTGGCCGTCGAGGTGACCGTGGGCCGCATCGCCAACGGGGGGCGAGGCCAGGGGAGACGGTCGCCTCGACCAGTTGTGCACACCCTCGACCCGGAGCCGATGCCCGATGCCCGACACCCGCTCCTCCGGCGGCCTGACCGGTCACGACGCCGGAGTCGACAGTCTCTTCGAGTTCCTGCACGCGCGGATCTGCGAGTCCGTGGGCATCGCCGCGGCTCGCGGCGACGAGCCCGTCGAGCGGTTCTCGCGGCAGACCCTCTCGATCCTCGACGACATGCGCCGCGACCTCGACGAGGATCCGCGGCGCGCCGACGAGGTGGCGCGCTTCCTCTACCGGATGGCCGCGGCGTACGTCGACCACCCGGACTACCGGAGCTACTGGACGCTCTTCAGCGGTCCCTGACCGAGGCCAGCACCCGGTCGTCCGCGCAGGCCCGGGCGAAGGCGGCGATCCGGGCGCGGATCTCGCGGCCCAGCAGCCAGCGGCCGACCCGGTCCGCGACCGGGGCGAGCCAGGCGGGCCGTCCCGACCATGTGTACTTCCAGACCGTGCGGGTGCCGGCGACGCCGTCGCGCTCCTCGGGGGTGAACCGCCAGCCGCCGCCGAAGGAGGCGAAGAACCACGGGCCCTTCTCCATCGTCATGCCGACCGAGGTGGGCGGACGGTAGGAGACGTACCTGCTGACCATCGACGGGCCGACCCGTGCTCGGGTGAAGGTGTGCACGCCCGTGTCGGGGCGCTCGGCGTCCAGGAGGTGCTGGTGGCGGATGAACGGGTCCCACGAGAGCCGGACCGCGCCGGTGGTCTGGGACACCGCGAACGCCGTCTCGGGCGGGACCGGCACCCACGTCTCGGCAGTCACCTGTGGCATGGACCGAGCCTGCCCGGTCGCGGACCGGGCGAACCCTGTGCACGGCCGCCGCCACCCGCCCATCCTCCTGGCAACCTGGGGCCATGGCGATCTCCCACCTCCTCGACACGGCGCTGGACCGCTCCGTCGTGCTCGGCTACACGCGACTCGGCTCACGGCTGCGCCGGCGGTGGTGGCCGGCCGACCCCGCGCCCGGCTCGATGGTCGGCAGGCGGGTCCTGGTCACCGGCGCGACCTCCGGGATCGGGGAGGCGATGGCGGGCTCGTTCGCCGCTCTGGGGGCCACGGTGCACGTGCTGGGCCGCAACGCCGAGAAGCTCGCGGGGGTCGCGCGCGAGCTCCGGGTCGCCCATCCCACCACCGAGATCGTCGAGGAGATCTGCGACGTCGGCGACCTGGAGGCGGTCCGGGCCTGGGGCGAGGCCTTCGCCGACCGGGTGCCGGGGCTCGACGGGCTCGTCCACAACGCCGGCACGGTGACCGAGACGCGCACCGAGAGTCCGCAGGGTCACGAGCTCCAGCTCGCCGTCCACGTCCTCGGCCCGCACCTGATGACCGAGCTGCTGCTGGACGCGCTCACCGCCAGCCGCGGGATGGTCGTGTGGATGTCGACGGGCGGGATGTACGGCGCCGGCCTGGAGTCCACACCGGACGGGATCGAGTACCGCGACGGCGACTACCGCGGCCTGCAGGCGTACGCCCGGACCAAGCGGATGCAGGTCGTGCTGGCCGACGCGTGGGCCCGGCGGTACGACGGCACCGACGTCCGCGTCGAGAGCATGCACCCGGGCTGGGTCGAGACGCCCGGGGTCGCCACCCACCTGCCCACCTTCCGCAAGCTCACCCGACCGGTGCTGCGCACCGCCGAGGACGGCGCCGACACCGCCGTCTGGCTGATCGCCACCCGCCCGGAGTCGGGGCCCGGGCACTTCTGGCACGACCGGGTCCAGCGGCCCACCACCTTCGGCTGGCAGCGCGAGGAGGACCCCGCCGCGGTGGCGGCGTTCCTCGAGTACGTCGCGGTCAGCACCGAGACGCCCCCCGACTGGGACTGACAGGAGGGCCGAGTCAGCACCAGTAGTGCTGACTCGGCCCCCTACTTCTGCTGACTCGGCGTTGCCAAGCAGACAGGGCCGGCCCCGGAGGGCCGGCCCTGTCTGGCGGTGGTGCGGTGGGTGGTGCGTCAGCCGATCCGGAACCGGCGGGCCCGGTCGTGGCGGACGTCCTGGCGGAACCGCTTCTTGATGGTGACCCGGACCCGGTCGGTGCCGCCAGCGAGGACACGGTAGCGGGCGGTGCCGATGACGATGCGCTTCGCCCGGCCGTGCCGCTTGGCGATCACCGCGGTCAGGGTGACCGTGCCGGTGCAGACTCCGCTGCCCGCGCAGGCGACCCGGACCGTAGCGCCCCTGCTCGCCGAGACGACCCGGAACGCGCCGACGGCCGAGACCGGGGCCGCGGGTGCCGGGGCCGGCCCGGGCGCGGGCGCCGGGGTGACGCTGCCGGCGGCGCGGGCCAGGGTGACCGTGGCCGAGCCGGTGTCGTTCGCCGCGTCCGCGTCGTACGTCGTGGTCGCGACCTCGGCGATGTTGACCACGGTCAGCACCTCGGCCAGCTCCGGACCGGTGCGGATCCCGATGCACTCCAGGTCGAGCAGCACGTCGAGCGGCCCGTCCGTGGTGTTGAGCAGACGGAAGTCCCGGTTGACCGGCTGCGGCTCGTGGCCGAGGGGCAGTACGCCGGCGGGCAGGTCATACGTCGCCGTGATGCCCTTGAAGCCGACCGGGCAGCCGACCCGCTCGACGCTCTCCCCGGGGGCCAGCGTCACGGTCCGGGTCACGTGCTCCAGGTCGAGCCCGTGCAGGTGCGACGGCGTGCCGCCCATCGCGGTCCGGGTCTGGAGCGCCCGGATGCTGAGCGTGGCCTGGGCCGGGGTGATCACGTCGACCGTGAATCGCCAGCCGCCGGCGACCGGCTCCGCCGCGACCAGGCGGGCCTGGCCGCTGAGCACCTCGATGCCCGGCGCGACCGCACGGGTGCCGGCGGCGACCGGCAGCGTCACGTCGTGCCGGCCGACGGCGAGCGCGCCGGTGCCGAGGGTCTGCAGCGAGCCGACCGCGATGTCGTGGGCGTGGCCCGCGACGGTGGTCGTGCTGCCCGCGAGGCAGGTGCCGAAGAGCTTCACCTGGGCCTGGCCGGTGGCGTGGTTGGTGACCACGAACCGGTAGGTGCCGAGGCTGGTCGAGCGGGCCTCGCGGACCACGACGTCGGCCTTGGTGCCGGTGCCCTGGTCGACGCTCATCACCCCGACGGAGCCGTCGGTCATGGTGGCGCCGCCGGTGCAGCTCAGGTCCTGGGTCCGGGTCTCGCCGGCCTGCAGCGAGACGTACTGCTCGGACTTGGACACGTCGAGCTGGTGGTCGTGGCTGTCGACGGCCGGCACCGGCGGGGTGCCCTTGGCCTTCGCGGCGATCGTGACGGTCCGCTCGGCGCCCGGTGCGAGCGCGCCGAACGCGCAGCTCACCGTGCCGGCGGCCTGCGTGCAGGTCGGCGCGCCCGGAGTCACCGACACGAAGGTCAGGTCGGCCGGGAGCGGGTCGGTGAGCGTGACGTTCTGAGCCGTCGACGGGCCGTCGTTGCGGGCCACGAGGGTGTAGGTGACGGTGTCGCCGCCCTCGTAGTCCACGCCGTCGGCCGTCTTGGTGACCGACACGTCGGCCACCGGGGTGACCGGCGTCGTGACCTGGCTGTGGTTGTTGCCCGGCGCCGTGTCCGGCGTCGTCGTCGTCACGTCGACCGCGTTGGTGACCGGGGTCGTCCGGGCCGGGTCGACCTGGACGGTGACGTGCACCGTGCGGGTCGCGCCGGGCGCCAGCGTGCCGTAGTCGCAGCTGACGACCTGACCGGTCACCGAGCACCGCTCCTCGTCGTCGAGCGAGACGAAGGTGAGGTACGCCGGCAGCGTGTCGGTCAGCGTCGACGCCAGCGCGTCCGACGGACCGACGTTGGTGGTGGTGAGCGTGTAGCCGAGCTGCTCACCGGCCAGCACCGAGGTCTTCGACGCCGTCTTGATGACCTTCAGGTCGGTCTTGGTGCCGACGACCAGCGAGCCGGTGTCGGTCTTGTCGGTCGGCACCTCGTCGGCGTGCGTCGACGCCGTGTTGGTCAGCGTGGTGCCGGTGGCGACGTCGGAGCCGACCCGGGCGACGACCGTGATGGTCTTCGACGCGCCAGGGGCCAGGGTGCCGATCGTCCAGTCGACGGTCGAGCCCGAGGCCGTGCCGGAGGGGGTGCTGCTGACGTAGGTCAGCCCCGCCGGGAGCACGTCGTGGACCACGACGCCGTGGGCGGTGGCGTGGGCGTCGGTGTTCTTCACCGTGATCGTGAAAGTCGCGTCCTCGCCGGCCGTCGCGGCGCCGTTGTCAGGCGTCTTGGCGATCGTGAGGTTCGGCTTCACGACGGTCAGGGTGACCGTGTCCTGCGGGCCGACGTACTCGCGCCAGGGGTTGTCGCCGTCCCCGGTGCGGGTGGCGGTCGAGGCCCCGAAGTACGACGGGATCGCCGCGGTGTTGGTGACCTGGTCGCCCGCGTTCAGCTGGGCGCCCGGCTTCACCTTCGCCGTGTACGTGAAGGTGACGGTGGCACCCGCGGCGATCGGGCCCGGGACCAGCCAGCGCAGGTCCGGGTCACCGGCGGTCCAGCCGTCGGTGCTCAGGGCCGCACCGCCGACCAGGGTGACGTCGACGAGCTCGGTGTCGGGCTGGTCGGTGACGACGACGTCGTACGCCGGCCAGGAGCCGGTGTTCTTGACCTTCACCGTGTAGGTGACGGTGTCGTCGCCCTCGACCCGCGGGCCCTTGTCGGCCGCCTTGTCGATCGTGAGCGTCGGCTCCTTGACCGCCGTGGTCGCGGTGGCCGGGGTGACCGTGTCGGAGTA encodes the following:
- a CDS encoding SRPBCC family protein; the encoded protein is MPQVTAETWVPVPPETAFAVSQTTGAVRLSWDPFIRHQHLLDAERPDTGVHTFTRARVGPSMVSRYVSYRPPTSVGMTMEKGPWFFASFGGGWRFTPEERDGVAGTRTVWKYTWSGRPAWLAPVADRVGRWLLGREIRARIAAFARACADDRVLASVRDR
- a CDS encoding SDR family NAD(P)-dependent oxidoreductase produces the protein MAISHLLDTALDRSVVLGYTRLGSRLRRRWWPADPAPGSMVGRRVLVTGATSGIGEAMAGSFAALGATVHVLGRNAEKLAGVARELRVAHPTTEIVEEICDVGDLEAVRAWGEAFADRVPGLDGLVHNAGTVTETRTESPQGHELQLAVHVLGPHLMTELLLDALTASRGMVVWMSTGGMYGAGLESTPDGIEYRDGDYRGLQAYARTKRMQVVLADAWARRYDGTDVRVESMHPGWVETPGVATHLPTFRKLTRPVLRTAEDGADTAVWLIATRPESGPGHFWHDRVQRPTTFGWQREEDPAAVAAFLEYVAVSTETPPDWD